The Helicoverpa armigera isolate CAAS_96S chromosome 5, ASM3070526v1, whole genome shotgun sequence sequence tttttgtattattatgtcACGAGATCTCAACTAGTTTTGAGTctaatttagaaatattataatatcaaactAAAGAACTCTTGAATGCATTTGTGGTTTGCAGATTTAGGGCCCCCGCAGACcgcagactttttatcggccgataatttagtcgggttggcctgctagtacgcacaccgagccaactaaacagtttagtcggtgatgagcgCGCAAACTGTCgcaacagtctgccgactatttgctagtttctaaccaactggtgaaaaaagtggtcgcaccgcacaatgaaaattaataaaacattgcatagaaatgttaatattgctctcatacaccggagaaggaaaattaaaaagagagcccgagagtattgggtgcatcatatctttagtgatagattattaaatggaaaattttacactatgcATTCCAAATTACTCGATTATTTAAGTGCATGGTGTTTGTCGACTTCCTCGATCAAAGTTACGATCGAAGATTCCGAAATAAGTGACTGAGAATTGGGCGAagccattttacaaaacacgcgcgaccgaccattcgctgtcaaagctcgaagcgaactgaactatcggcttagtcggccgactaaaaaatcgtcatgtgtgcgcgtgtggtagagagccaatactgattatacggtcggccgatagtttgccgagagtttagtttgaatggaatcgggaagcccatcaaacttgtttatcggccgataccaaatcgtcatagtgtgcgcacttgcttacatctgcgtactgattaagagcccgaccaaactatcggccgataaaaagtctgtggtctgcgggggctcttaggAATCAATTTACATAATTGATCTTCACGATTTTTTAAAAGCGTCTTATTCATAATATCACATTTACCTACTTCAGGCGTTTGGCATTAACGTTTTTACTCTgagttattttagttaaaataatgtaggttttTAGTCAAAACTAGCAGGTACggcattcttttgtttgtaaaatattatttttaagcgCAGTAGTTACATAAAATTACACAACACTTACTTatctttaaacaaaaatatcgcTTACGGACACGCTTTGCCATAAAAGTTTCACTTCAATTGTTTCAATCTAAGAACCTTTTTCTTTAAAGATAGTATTTTTAGCGATCAATAAAATTCTCATTGAaacgatgaatataataaattatatttaccagCGTTCCCTCCATCGGAACATCGAAAGCGAAGATTTTCCATCGCCGGTTAGTTCCCACGCGATTGTCTCGTAAAATCTCGAAGTATTGTTACTTGCGGAAGAAATCAAATATCCAATCGCATGTGCCTAGCTTATGCGCCGCTTTTGCCTTTTTCCCTTCCGGAGAGTTCTATCATGTTTTTGTAGAAGGTATATGACCGAGCATAGACTACTAGTCAGTATACGAAGAATTTTGTAAGTTCAACACATGTTGACAGTCTAAGGATTAGGGACCTTTAGGAACGATTTAAATTTCGCATTTAGAGAGGAATAGGAGCAAAATGTACTTCGGAAAATGGTTTTCACGAGATACCTTGGGTATgctttattttacagttttcatGTTTAAATTAACGATTTTATGTGAACATATATTCGTCAGCTAATGACCTATTTATACCTTCTTATGTAAGTCACACTGCTGCATCTAGAAAGCAACCTGTAAGTTTGAAAGTGAGTTCAAGGGTTAGATTACATAAATCCTACTTAGCAACTAGATCCTAGGTAATAAATCACGATACCCGATCCTTATAGAGACTGGACTGGATGGAATGCCCTTTCAACTGCTATTAGTAATCCTATAAATCATCAAAgtataaatcttaaaatattattttctaacatttCAACTATCGCTTACGGCCTAAGCGTAGGTAAGCCTTACGCTATCTACACAGATTTTAGTTCTTTAGTAGGTTTTTTAGAGTTCCTTCACAGTGCTAACAAATAACGTTGTTCTATCCAGACAAAGGCTACTTCTTCTCATGGAGAGACCCAGCGCTCCGAGGAGTTGAGGAGGACTGGCTGAGTGCCAGGAACTACTGCAGACAGCGCTGCATGGACCTCGTCTCCTTGGAGACCAGCGACGAGAATGAATGGGTGAAAGCACGCATCGTACAGGACAAGGTAAGacctttagaaaaataaaaccaagcaTCGACAAAGAAGACTGCAGAGCTTGAGATGCATTTTGACATTCATCGAAAAAACATGTTGACTTAGGAAGGCTACGAGGACAGACAACGTTTGATTctcagtttaattttttttagaaacttgATACTAGCTTTTACTTAAAGTCGTTAAAATATTGCACAATATTCGTCTGTAATTAGTATGAAGTCTTGACTGTGAGGAAAGAACGCCGTAAGAGAGATAATTTACCTACTTCCATTTCCGTTTTTCAATCGAACTTCATTAACGAGTCTCATCACGTGATGCAATCAAGTTCAACAAAGTAGAATACAAATTCTAAGAATTTCCCTTGGTATACTATAAATCGTTTCTCTATGAAAGCCCACAAACATTTTAAGACTGTAAAGTAAGAGTTAAGTAATCTTCCTTCAGTATGGTTGCCAAATACCTGCAGCAAATGTTCATGCGTGTCCAGAGTTCAAAACGCAAGGAAAACGTGACCGTGACGCCaaaacaacactattttaaaagCTAATAGAAAGTGAGGTATTTGTATTCAACGTGGAATCTTGTAAAGAATTCATATTGTTCCTCTTTTCGTAATAGTCTTGGAAACCAAATCTGTTGCGTGAAAAAGTCATTTAAGTAATGGACTTTATTGGGGCAAATTTCAACTAAGAAGTTTTCTTCACgatacatagtaaaatattagTTTCAGGAACGCAACAATGGTGTCGTTCATTTTTCCTAAACAAGTTTCACTATTGCTTCGGCATGTGTTTCGCATTGCGTGggaaatacaatgttttgttatATTGTGTGTTCCTCCCGAGAATATCGACACTCGGGAATAATTAGTAGGTACACACTTGTTTTTTAGTCGTAGAAATCTGCTTGTAAAACTTCTACAGTCGGAAGATGAGATCTCGTTGGGCTTGAACTATGACCGAGCGGGGAAACTGGAAATATGTAGTAGCGCACTTAGGTACCTAGAACCAGGCTGACAACTTTCGTTGCCATTGTTTAGGTACCGAGGCTGCAGAATGACACATTATTTAGCACAAATATTAGCCAAATACATAATCCGATTGTCCCGTTGCCAAACTGTCTGTTGCTCCTTGCTGACACCGTATTGTTATGGTAATGAAGCAACACACATTACACTATTCTAACGCCCAGTGTACAACGATCCTCGATTATTGTGACAAATTGTCTTATTCACAGTCGTATCTCCCCGGCATTGTTAAGAGTCGTCAAATTAATTCGCCTTATTCGCTTATCTAATGGTCTTCTTTTTTTAATGGCCGTTTTgccattgttattttttctttgttggtACTTGCCAGATAGTATCAAGTAGCCAGGCAGACGGACAAGTAATTGTGTTCATTCAAGTAGATGTTTGGTGTCAAGGTACCTACATCTTTACTGTAACGACAACATCTTCAAAGATAGTTGATTATGATAATGTGTTTCTTTTAGCAAAAATACATCTGGACATCGGGTCGCCTCTGCGACTTCAAGGGATGCAACCGTCCTGACTTGCTGCCCAATGAGGTCAACGGCTGGTTCTGGACCGCTGAGCTGCAGAAGCTGGCTCCCACCACGAACCGTCAGCAGAACGACTGGTCTGAGGGCGGCGGCATCGGCAAACCTCAGCCCGACAACAGGGTAAGTTACGCACGCACTTCCTCGTCTAGCCCCTGATAGGCGGCTAGCTACTCAATTAAGGAATCGTTCCGCGGCGTGACAATGGGTGCGTAAGAAAGCATGACATTATGAAATCGGTCATACGCATGACGCAACATAAGGAGCCAATTCCGCGAACAGTTGAGTAATGTTTGTCATACACACCCGCCGAACCCGTTAATGCATCCACACAGCGGATATAACGCAATGAAAACGAAAGCGACCCGTGAATATTTATGGGCCTGCGAAATATTCGCCGAAGGGCGTACCCGCATGTCGCGGCCACTTTCTACAAACAACGACCGCAAGCTGTACAACAAAAGCTCATCGTTATTCGGCGCGCGTCGTCGCGTTGTTTACGCGTCACTTTCCCCGCGTGTCGCGCGTACTCGCGACCTGCGCCTGCGCCGCGGAACAACAATAATACGTAACCCTCTGCGGTCGCAGCGCATCCTCCGCATCCGTTGTCGCTTGGCGTTCAAGGCCTCGCGCATTATGCGGTTATTCTACGCAACCGAGCGATTCACGTAATGGCTTTAACATAAACAACAATACTTTACTAATAGCAATGTGCTTATTCAGAATAAAGTACCTTCTTCCCTTACTGTTAGCGGGACCTTCAGGAGTTTACATAAGCCATCAGTGTGCATCCAATTACTTTTGCAGGGTCATTATGCTATTGTCATTCTAGAACTATGTATACTATAGCTCGTCATCGCTAGTGCTTTAGGATCTTAAATAAGAGTTAAGTTTGCATCCATTATGCTGCGATTACTCACAGTTAGTAAAAGCTAACGTTTAGACAAAGAGAGGTAGACCTACATTTGCTGCTCTTCTGCTTCAACTGCTAAACACTTCTGATCTATTTCTGATTATTTAACAGGAGTTACTGCAAGGCGGTGCTGCGGAACACTGCGTGGCTATCCTGAACAACTTCTACAACGACGGCGTCCACTGGCACGACGTGGCCTGTCACCACCGCAAGCCCTTCGTCTGCGAGGAAAACGACGCCCTTCTCAAATACGTGCGATACACCAACCCCAACCTCAGAGTTTGATCCGATCATCACAGTTTTACGCTAACACATAAAtaattagatttaaataaaaactattttgtaagCAGAAAGCATAGACTATTCTAacgattatttatatttttttaaatttctctTCTCGTCTTACGCAATAGTCGTgcttacaagaaaaatatgagGTAATAGCCGCTATTACAACCAACCAAATACCTATGTTATATCGTAAAAGCTACAAAAACTGCTAAAACTCGATTTTAAACTCTCGATTTTATCCAAAAATGAACGATCCGGTCATAGCTTTAAATACctcattacataaatatttattacagtatTGTACATTACTTTAGTCATTATCTGATGCAGTcgacgaataaaaaatatttaagatctGTCAATAAAgactgttttaattaattttgttttgttttactgcTTCCAAGattgccaattttttttacaggtacCACATAACATTTTCATTGTATTGTGTGCTTAGGGCTGACCATACACAGTCTTTGCAGCATGAAGCAGCTCTaatactactgaaccgatattCGAATCTATTGCCTTTGCCTTACTCACATAATCCTTAGGGATAGGGACCGGAGAAATCAGCCGCATAGGTCCGACATTGACGTGCCACCAACTTCTATACTACAAGCTGCTTTGTAAATTTCGTAAACACCATAATACGATttcagcccgacccgggaattgaACCAACTACCCCGTGTATGGCATTCGCGCGTGCGACCACTAGAAAAACAGGGCTACATTGTTACTGACGTATGCTTGTTTGGTACTAGCGCGGCGCCATCTTCTGGCAGTAATACTAACCAGTGTCAAATTGATTGACCAcatagaaaacaatattttaatttcaaaataggCAGTCTGCAGCATATAGATGATTGAAGACATAAGCATCATATCTCTATAGTCTGGAGGTAATGTAAAGGAGGGAACTGCAGTTCAAAACCAGTTATGAATAAAAGCATAAATTCATGAACAACataattgcatttatttcaGCACTTTAAAAAGTTACAGTAACAATTATGCTTAGTCAAGTCATGATTTTTTACTTAGATTTATGATCTGAAATTACATTATCCTGGCATGGATACTTTAAACCTGTATCTTAGAGACCTGGGCGTTGGTTTCTTAGTCATTATGAACCAAAGGCATACATTGCAGAAATACACAAGGGTCAGGAGCATTGTGACATGCATTAAACGACACAGACGGAGGAAGCTTAGCTTTAAACCAAAACTGGAAATAATgcatcaatattaattttacacttATAACATTAAAGACAACTCAAATTGTAACAATAATGATTAAAGAATGATATTTAGAATATCACAAAGATTCCAATAAGAAATGTAGgccttattaaataaactactcAAAGATTCATAATTCATAATGGTGTTCTagcaatatataatatacttactctCTATTAGCAAAGTCCTCCATATCAGTAGTTAGGGACTCATCAGACCTCTGAGGGTCGGGCAGTATAGTGAAATCTTTGTCAAATTGCTCCTGAAGGCAGCAAATCCTTTCCATAATGAATAGCAGTAATATCGCCcagaaatattcaaattcgaACACCATGTCTGTCATTTTTTGCCTTCTACCATTATGATGTGATATCCAAACTTTGTTTTGATTGGAGGATCAGTGTACACAGGACTGTTGACTGTAGATATGGGCAAGGCGAATGCTGCATCCTGGAAAGGCCCCACCATTGAACCACGAGTCATCCAGCCGAGATCCCCGCCTTGCCTCGCCTTGTCCTCACTATACGCTGACGCTACATCCGGAAATTTCTGACCGGCTTTCAATTTTTCCAAAGCTTCCAAACATTTTGACTGTTTTTCACATAGAATATGACGTACTTTGACAGCTGTCCCGCCTTTTTTCTCTTTTCCTGCAGATTCTAAATTTGAAAGAGTATGTAGgttatatatttgtttatcttGGTTTATCTATAAAACGATCAAATGCAACAAATGTAAAGAatgtttttaaccttttgaatcGCCGCCAGATTTACCTCCACCGGACTTAGCACCTCCGGCTGCTTTTCCCTTTTCGGGTTGCTTTTTTGGTGGCATTTCAGTAAACAGTTAATTCGTTTTACTGAACCtaaatacaaaactttaacCGATTAAACCTATTTCACTcttataatttatcaatatgATTCCTCTCCGTATACTTGTTTCGAGTAATATTTGTgagcaaacaatttatttttgcacaaaatagtatgtaaatattgttacaGTCCACTATCAGCTGTTCGGCTTTTAGAGGTTATAATAGCAATGTTACCATTACATAAAATGAGTCCTCACAAAAGAaagcaattaaattatacatttacCACGTACTAATCAATAACAATGTAAAAATGGTAGACCATTTGTTGTCTGGAAAGATTCCGGAGGAAGATTCCAAAAACACcaggtaaaataatttcaatcgAAGTTGTAGCCAAAAACCGAAAAGTTTAAAAACCGTCTAACTTCGTCTCATGTTCTCACAACACTACTAATAGGTTCATTCTTTGAATGATTGAACTAAAGCCAATTTCTCATTCATCTCCAATCGTCTCATCATTCATTCatgaaatagttttgtttagCTGGATGTactaatttgttttcttttctaaatgaagttttaaatacgttatatttatctatttggTTCCTTGTGAGACTACAATCATGTGTATTTAGTatagtttttagatttttggtCACCGTGATCGGTTTGATACTAGAAGTATGAGATTGTCGTCGTGTACATTAGCCTTGTATATTTATTAGTGGTGCATTGGTGTTGCGAAATAGGAACAATACACCCTATAACCATGGGTATAATGTACGAGAAGCGTCCTCTGAAGAGGCCAAGACTTGGTCCTCCCGATGTGTACCCCCAAGAGCCCCGCCAAAAGGAAGACGAGCTAACATCAACGAACGTTAAACATGGTTTTTCCACAACACCGCAATCTAGTGATGAGTTTGGCACCGCAAGAAATTTCAATTATTCAGCGTCCAAGGTAAGGAAGTGGACTCTAAAAACCACTAAATTCTCGTAATACATGTCCTTATATTGATAGTGTAAGAATAAATAGGTCAGCTGGCCTCAGCAATTTGTTATAGatgtttattacaaaaaccACCTTAAATTCATAGCTCTGTAGTTTAAGAAATTCATTTAAACACTCCATAATATCTTTTGCCAATAAACTGCCCATCATATTCTATTAGATAACAATTTGATAGCCTTTATACATATAACCAATGTtattaatgattcttttttgtCCCTGAACAGATTGGCCAATTCTTCTCTAGCATTCTTTCAAAGAAAGAAGAGTTAAACACCCTGCCTGATTGTGGAAGGAAGAGGCAGCAGGTCAACCCTAAGGACAATTTCTGGCCAGCCACTGCACGCACCAAAGCACAAATTGAAGCTTGGTTCAAAGATTTAGCAGGTAAATTATTGTGCTTTATGAAGTTCCTCTATGGATGTCAAGGAAACTTTATGCTAATGGATAATGCACCCTTTTCTAACTTTTTTAGTACTGCAACTTATTGAATAAGTCAAATTGTTGCAAGGGTTTCCCACCTTTAAACACAATTTGTCTATCCATATAAGATTCTAATAAACATACTAGATATAGCTCTTAATTATATAAACATTCACAGGAAGCAAACCACTATCCCAACTAGCAAAGAAAGCACCTAACTTTAATAAGAAAGAAGAGATATTTATAACTCTGAACGAGTACCAGGTGTCAATGCCAAGAGCAGCTTGGTTCATCAAACTGAGCTCAGCATACACTGTTGCTGTTTCTGAAGCTAAAATTAAGAAGAGGCAACTGCCTGATCCTACTACAGGTAAGTTTATGTTTCTGTAATTAATAATCACttgattaattgttattatgtcaacatacatagtaaaagatataattaaattaaaaatacataaaaaaataagaggTTTCCATTTCATTATTTAGAGTCATCAGTTCTTTGACTTTACTGTTCATCTATATAAATCCATTGTCACTTTGTTGTCATATAATGAAAACTTTGTGTCTTTCATTGTAGAATGGACTACAACATTGATAAAGTTTCTAAAGGATCAAATACCAAAACTAGCTGAACACTACCAAAGTGCAGTTCCAGGCAATGTGTCTGACAAAACACCACCTTCTCAGTCTGGtaagtaaacaaataacaagAAATTTTACACTGTACAAACTGTGTGCGTacttttaaatatctttttttatcATGCACAAATTgaaaactcatttattttagGTCAAGGTACACCTAGCCACAATTCATCTGGCAATCCACCAGGGAGCTCCACTCCAAATTCCACTGTACCCAACTCTATGCACTCTCCAGGGAATTCCAGTAGTAAGTATTACCCAAAGAAATTATCAAGTTGTTTCTGAGGATTATTATAAGACTTTATCAAATTAGCATTTCTAAATTTCGCGAGCGTATGCAGCCTGTTTGGAATAAGTGCTTATGCCCACGCTTCGTATCGCTTTATGAAAACCTGACGCTCACGTATTCAGGCTTTAACAAGCGGGTTTGTCATAAGCTGCTCATACACACTTACACTATCTCGAATTCCTATCTTCAGTAACCGAAAcgaaagatagatagaatattaggaaCAGCCTTCACACGCGCTTATAATACCTAGAATTATACACTTTTAATACAAATCTCCACCATTTATTAATCTTTATCTTCCAGCACTAGGTTCTTTAACCCCTGGTGGGAGTGAGAGCACAGACTGGCGTCAAGCGCTGAAGCTCTGGAACTACTGCACCAGGCTCGCCAAGTACCTGCTGGATGAAGGCCTACTTGACAGGCATGACTTCCTCACATGGATTATTGAGCTGCTCGATAAGAGGGCACCTGATGATGGATTGCTGAGGTAACTTCGATACCAAAtgttacgataaaaatattttttaaagctaaataataatttgtctcTCTTTTATGCTCTCGTCAAAGATCTATACAGTTGTTATAGGGACAACTTTAATCCCCTCAAAAGAGTTAAGGGATTTTTTCATCAGAACCTTCAATATAATGTGGCGCCATATTTAATTCCAttacatttaacatttaaaaaatatatttgtgtatgTGATAAATTAAGTCACCTTTATTGATCTTTTTCCACCAGGTTGTTCCTACCATTGGCGCTACAACATATGGCCGAGTTCACCTGCTGTGAGAGTCTCTCACGGCGCCTCGCCACTTCTTGCGCTAAGAAGGCGGCTGCCATATGCTCTGTACTTTCTGACACTACTTTGAGGACACTAAACCAGCCTGCTGTGTTTACTAAAAGTGTTGAGAGGAGTACAGGTAAGGACCATACTAAAGCCCACACAGAACCAACACTCACAGAGAACATCAATATGAATTTTCTATGGTTACTTTACTATGAATTCTGAAACTAaactgttttaagaaaaaccgCTGTTCGTGTTGTCGATGAAAAT is a genomic window containing:
- the LOC110381452 gene encoding uncharacterized protein LOC110381452, whose translation is MRQLVILALFAAFAHAQFQNGRILEPPVPSLCVQRTIHERFVDNKGYFFSWRDPALRGVEEDWLSARNYCRQRCMDLVSLETSDENEWVKARIVQDKQKYIWTSGRLCDFKGCNRPDLLPNEVNGWFWTAELQKLAPTTNRQQNDWSEGGGIGKPQPDNRELLQGGAAEHCVAILNNFYNDGVHWHDVACHHRKPFVCEENDALLKYVRYTNPNLRV
- the LOC110370269 gene encoding peptidyl-prolyl cis-trans isomerase NIMA-interacting 4, which translates into the protein MPPKKQPEKGKAAGGAKSGGGKSGGDSKESAGKEKKGGTAVKVRHILCEKQSKCLEALEKLKAGQKFPDVASAYSEDKARQGGDLGWMTRGSMVGPFQDAAFALPISTVNSPVYTDPPIKTKFGYHIIMVEGKK